The following proteins are encoded in a genomic region of Stutzerimonas balearica DSM 6083:
- the guaD gene encoding guanine deaminase, translated as MPQAKAYRAALLHCLADPREVGIERSHEYFEDGLLVVADGKVAQIGPAAELLPTLAAGTEVVEYPNALITPGFVDTHIHYPQTGMIASYGEQLLDWLDTYTFPTERAFADKAHAGEVAEVFLNELLRNGTTTALVFGSVHKESVDAFFEACEKRNLRMIAGKVLMDRNAPDYLTDTAETGYADSKELIERWHGKGRLHYAVTPRFAPTSTPEQLALAGQLFKEYPNLYMHTHLSENRKEIEWVRALFPERKGYLDVYDHHGLIGARSVFAHGVHLCDEECQRLGETGSAVAFCPTSNLFLGSGLFDLEKVEGFGVRVGLGTDVGAGTSFSQLQSLNEAYKVMQLQGKKLDPFKSLYLATLGGARALYLDDRIGNLQPGKDADFVVLDYQATPLIDYRLRQARPLEEKLFALTILGDDRAVKETFAAGESVHRKG; from the coding sequence ATGCCTCAAGCCAAAGCCTACCGTGCCGCCCTGCTCCACTGCCTCGCCGACCCGCGCGAGGTGGGTATCGAGCGGTCCCATGAGTACTTCGAGGACGGTCTGCTGGTCGTCGCCGACGGCAAGGTCGCGCAGATCGGCCCCGCCGCCGAGCTGCTGCCGACGCTGGCGGCCGGCACCGAGGTGGTCGAATACCCGAATGCCCTGATCACCCCCGGCTTCGTCGACACCCACATCCACTACCCGCAGACCGGCATGATCGCCTCCTATGGCGAGCAGCTGCTCGACTGGCTTGACACCTACACCTTTCCCACCGAACGCGCCTTCGCCGACAAGGCCCACGCGGGCGAGGTCGCCGAGGTCTTCCTGAACGAACTGCTGCGCAACGGCACCACCACGGCGCTGGTATTCGGCAGCGTGCACAAGGAGTCGGTGGACGCCTTCTTCGAAGCCTGCGAAAAACGCAACCTGCGGATGATCGCGGGCAAGGTGCTGATGGACCGCAACGCCCCGGACTACCTCACCGACACCGCCGAAACCGGCTACGCCGACAGCAAGGAATTGATCGAGCGCTGGCATGGCAAGGGCCGCCTGCACTACGCCGTCACCCCGCGTTTCGCGCCAACCAGCACCCCGGAGCAGCTCGCCCTGGCCGGCCAGCTGTTCAAGGAATACCCGAACCTCTACATGCACACTCACCTGTCCGAGAATCGCAAGGAAATCGAATGGGTGCGTGCGCTGTTCCCCGAGCGTAAGGGCTACCTGGATGTTTACGACCACCACGGCCTGATCGGCGCGCGCTCGGTATTCGCCCACGGCGTGCACCTGTGCGACGAGGAATGCCAGCGTCTGGGCGAGACCGGCTCGGCAGTGGCGTTCTGCCCCACCTCCAATCTGTTCCTCGGCAGCGGGCTGTTCGATCTGGAAAAGGTCGAGGGCTTCGGCGTGCGCGTCGGCCTGGGCACCGATGTCGGCGCCGGCACCAGCTTCTCGCAGCTGCAATCGCTGAACGAGGCATACAAGGTGATGCAGCTGCAGGGCAAGAAGCTCGACCCCTTCAAATCCCTGTATCTCGCCACCCTGGGCGGCGCCCGCGCGCTTTATCTGGACGATCGGATCGGCAACCTGCAGCCCGGCAAGGACGCCGACTTCGTGGTGCTCGACTACCAGGCCACGCCGCTGATCGACTACCGCCTGCGCCAGGCCAGGCCCCTGGAAGAAAAACTCTTCGCCCTGACCATCCTCGGCGACGACCGCGCGGTGAAGGAGACCTTCGCCGCCGGCGAATCGGTGCACCGCAAGGGTTAG
- the xdhC gene encoding xanthine dehydrogenase accessory protein XdhC, giving the protein MSNLSWIEALAELQQKGEPSVLVTIIEERGSTPRNAGSKMVVSRERLYDTIGGGHLEYKAQEIAREMLESRSRDTRLERFSLGASLGQCCGGATVLLFEPMGQPQAHIAVFGAGHVGRALVPLLASLPCKVRWIDSRDNEFPAEIPRGVEKVVNDDVVEEVDNMPAGSYFIVMTHNHQLDLELTAAILSRNDFTYYGLIGSKSKRARFEHRLRDRGFQPETVQRMRCPMGIAEVKGKLPVEIAVSIAGEVIATYNASFGEKADDGEKPVPMLVPASRRSQAG; this is encoded by the coding sequence ATGAGCAACCTGTCCTGGATCGAAGCACTCGCCGAGCTGCAACAAAAAGGCGAACCCAGCGTGCTGGTGACCATCATCGAGGAGCGCGGCTCCACGCCGCGCAATGCCGGCTCGAAGATGGTGGTCAGCCGTGAGCGCCTGTACGACACCATCGGTGGCGGCCACCTGGAGTACAAGGCCCAGGAGATCGCCCGCGAAATGCTGGAAAGCCGCAGCCGCGACACCCGCCTCGAGCGCTTCTCCCTCGGCGCCAGCCTCGGCCAGTGTTGCGGTGGTGCCACGGTGCTGCTGTTCGAGCCCATGGGCCAGCCGCAGGCGCATATCGCCGTGTTCGGCGCCGGGCATGTCGGGCGCGCGCTGGTGCCGCTGCTGGCCAGCCTGCCGTGCAAGGTGCGCTGGATCGATTCGCGCGATAACGAGTTCCCCGCCGAGATTCCGCGCGGCGTGGAAAAGGTGGTCAACGACGATGTGGTCGAGGAAGTGGATAACATGCCCGCCGGCAGCTACTTCATCGTCATGACCCACAACCATCAGCTCGACCTGGAACTGACCGCCGCGATCCTTTCGCGCAACGATTTCACCTACTACGGGCTGATCGGCTCCAAGAGCAAACGCGCCAGGTTCGAACACCGCCTGCGGGACCGCGGCTTCCAGCCGGAGACCGTGCAGCGCATGCGCTGCCCGATGGGCATCGCCGAGGTGAAGGGCAAGCTGCCGGTGGAGATCGCCGTGTCCATCGCCGGCGAGGTGATCGCCACCTACAACGCCAGCTTTGGTGAGAAAGCCGACGACGGTGAAAAGCCGGTACCCATGCTCGTGCCGGCATCACGGCGTTCGCAGGCAGGTTGA
- the xdhB gene encoding xanthine dehydrogenase molybdopterin binding subunit, translating into MSNHSLARTQEEIAALFTADLVTGVGKSVKHDSAPKHVSGEAVYVDDRLEFPNQLHVYARMSERAHARIVGIDTAPCYQIPGVAIAITAKDVPGQLDIGAVMPGDPLLADGKVEFIGQPVLAVAADSLETARQAAMAAIIEYEDLEPVLDVVEALHKKHFVLESHTHRRGDSASALAAAPRRLTGSLHIGGQEHFYLETQVSSVMPTEDGGMIVYTSTQNPTEVQKLVAEVLGVPMNKIVIDMRRMGGGFGGKETQAAGPACLCAVIARLTGRPTKMRLPRMEDMTMTGKRHPFYVEYDVGFDDDGLLHGIEIDLAGNCGYSPDLSGSIVDRAMFHSDNAYYLGDATINGHRCKTNLASNTAYRGFGGPQGMVAIEEIMDAVARELGKDPLEVRKRNYYGKTERNVTHYYQTVEHNMLEEMTAELEASSDYAKRREEIRAFNARSPVLKKGLALTPVKFGISFTASFLNQAGALVHVYTDGSIHLNHGGTEMGQGLNTKVAQVVAEVFQVDIERIQITATNTDKVPNTSPTAASSGADLNGKAAQNAAQTIKQRLVEFAARKWQIFEEDVEFKNGQVRLRDQYISFEELIQQAYFGQVSLSSTGFYRTPKIYYDRSQARGRPFYYFAYGAACSEVIVDTLTGEYRMLRSDILHDVGASLNPAIDIGQVEGGFVQGLGWLTMEELVWNDKGKLMTNGPASYKIPAVADMPLDLRVKLVENRKNPEDTVFHSKAVGEPPFMLGISVWCAIKDAVASLADYKAQPQIDAPATPERVLWGVEQMRRLKQAAVSPTEPAVETAH; encoded by the coding sequence ATGTCTAACCACAGCCTTGCACGCACTCAAGAAGAAATCGCCGCCCTCTTCACTGCGGACCTGGTCACTGGCGTGGGCAAGAGCGTCAAGCACGACAGCGCGCCCAAGCACGTCTCCGGCGAGGCGGTGTATGTCGACGACCGCCTGGAATTCCCCAACCAGCTGCACGTCTATGCCCGCATGAGCGAGCGCGCCCATGCCCGCATCGTCGGCATCGACACCGCGCCCTGCTACCAGATTCCGGGGGTGGCCATCGCCATCACCGCGAAGGACGTGCCGGGCCAGCTGGACATTGGCGCCGTGATGCCCGGCGACCCGCTGCTGGCCGACGGCAAGGTCGAGTTCATCGGCCAGCCGGTGCTCGCCGTGGCTGCCGACAGCCTGGAAACCGCACGCCAGGCGGCCATGGCCGCGATCATCGAATATGAGGATCTGGAGCCGGTGCTCGATGTGGTCGAGGCGTTGCACAAGAAGCATTTCGTGCTGGAAAGCCACACCCACCGGCGCGGCGACTCGGCCAGCGCACTGGCGGCCGCGCCGCGCCGGCTGACCGGCTCGCTGCACATCGGCGGGCAGGAACACTTCTACCTCGAGACCCAGGTGTCCTCGGTGATGCCCACCGAAGACGGCGGCATGATCGTCTACACCTCGACGCAGAACCCCACCGAGGTGCAGAAGCTGGTGGCCGAAGTGCTCGGCGTGCCGATGAACAAGATCGTCATCGACATGCGCCGCATGGGCGGCGGTTTCGGCGGCAAGGAAACCCAGGCCGCGGGCCCGGCATGCCTGTGCGCGGTGATCGCGCGCCTCACCGGCCGGCCGACCAAGATGCGCCTGCCGCGCATGGAAGACATGACCATGACCGGCAAACGCCACCCGTTCTACGTCGAGTACGACGTCGGCTTCGACGATGACGGTCTGCTGCACGGCATCGAGATCGATCTGGCCGGTAACTGCGGCTACTCGCCGGACCTTTCCGGCTCGATCGTCGACCGCGCCATGTTCCACTCCGACAACGCCTACTACCTCGGCGACGCCACCATCAATGGCCATCGCTGCAAGACCAACCTCGCCTCGAACACCGCCTACCGCGGCTTCGGCGGCCCACAGGGCATGGTCGCCATCGAGGAGATCATGGACGCCGTGGCCCGCGAGCTGGGCAAGGACCCGCTCGAGGTGCGCAAGCGCAACTACTACGGCAAGACCGAGCGCAACGTCACCCACTACTACCAGACCGTCGAGCACAACATGCTCGAGGAGATGACCGCCGAGCTGGAAGCCAGCAGCGACTACGCCAAGCGACGCGAAGAGATCCGCGCGTTCAATGCCAGGAGCCCGGTCCTGAAGAAGGGCCTGGCGCTGACGCCGGTGAAGTTCGGCATCAGCTTCACCGCCAGCTTCCTCAACCAGGCCGGCGCGCTGGTGCACGTCTACACCGACGGCAGCATCCACCTGAACCACGGTGGCACCGAGATGGGCCAGGGCCTGAACACCAAGGTCGCCCAGGTGGTGGCCGAGGTGTTCCAGGTGGATATCGAGCGCATCCAGATCACCGCCACCAACACCGACAAGGTGCCCAACACCTCGCCGACGGCGGCCTCCAGCGGCGCCGACCTCAACGGCAAGGCGGCGCAGAACGCGGCGCAGACCATCAAGCAGCGGCTGGTGGAGTTCGCCGCACGCAAGTGGCAGATCTTCGAGGAAGACGTCGAGTTCAAGAACGGCCAGGTGCGCCTGCGTGACCAGTACATCAGCTTCGAGGAGCTGATCCAGCAGGCCTATTTCGGCCAGGTCTCGCTGTCGTCCACCGGCTTCTACCGCACGCCGAAGATCTACTACGACCGCAGTCAGGCGCGCGGGCGGCCGTTCTACTACTTCGCCTATGGCGCGGCCTGCTCGGAAGTGATCGTCGATACCCTGACCGGCGAATACAGGATGCTGCGCAGCGACATCCTGCATGACGTGGGCGCCTCGCTGAACCCGGCGATCGACATCGGCCAGGTCGAGGGCGGCTTCGTCCAGGGTCTCGGCTGGCTGACCATGGAAGAGCTGGTCTGGAACGACAAGGGCAAGCTGATGACCAACGGCCCGGCCAGCTACAAGATCCCGGCGGTGGCGGACATGCCGCTGGATCTGCGGGTCAAGCTGGTGGAGAACCGCAAGAACCCCGAAGACACCGTGTTCCACTCCAAGGCCGTGGGCGAGCCGCCATTCATGCTCGGCATTTCGGTCTGGTGCGCGATCAAGGATGCGGTGGCGAGCCTGGCAGACTACAAGGCGCAGCCGCAGATCGACGCGCCGGCGACCCCCGAACGCGTGCTCTGGGGCGTGGAGCAGATGCGCAGGTTGAAGCAGGCGGCGGTGTCCCCAACGGAGCCCGCCGTGGAAACCGCGCACTGA
- the xdhA gene encoding xanthine dehydrogenase small subunit, giving the protein MIQFLLNRELRSERALDPNTTVLQYLREHRGKTGTKEGCASGDCGACTVVVGELVGDRLRYRTLNSCLTFVSALHGKQLISVEDLKDQGRLHSVQQAMVDCHGSQCGFCTPGFVMSLFALQKNAGAVNEYDPHQTHEALAGNLCRCTGYRPILEAAEQACCSKQPDQFDAREAETIAQLKAIAPREMAELSDGEKRCLSPLTVAELAEVYAANPEARLLAGGTDLALEVTQFHRALPVMIHVGQIAEMKQVQLTDRHIEIGAAAPLTDCYAALAAEYPDFGELLQRFASLQIRNQGTLGGNIGNASPIGDSPPLLIALGAEIVLRHGANVRTLPLEDFFIDYKVTARQPGEFIEKVRVPRATADRLFRAYKVSKRLDDDISAVCAAFDLKIADGVIAEARVAFGGMAAIPKRAAACEATLTGAPWNQQTVEAACDALAEDFTPLTDFRASREYRLLVAQNLLRKCFLEQQAPTTETRVTAYV; this is encoded by the coding sequence TTGATCCAGTTTCTCCTCAATCGAGAACTGCGCAGCGAGCGCGCGCTCGATCCCAACACCACGGTGCTGCAGTACCTGCGCGAGCATCGTGGCAAGACCGGAACCAAGGAGGGCTGCGCCTCCGGTGACTGTGGCGCCTGTACCGTGGTGGTCGGCGAACTGGTGGGCGACCGCCTGCGCTATCGCACCCTCAACTCGTGCCTGACCTTCGTTTCCGCGCTGCACGGCAAGCAGCTAATCAGCGTCGAAGACCTCAAGGACCAGGGCCGGCTGCACAGCGTCCAGCAGGCGATGGTCGACTGCCACGGTTCGCAATGCGGCTTCTGCACGCCGGGCTTCGTCATGAGCCTGTTCGCCCTGCAGAAGAACGCCGGCGCGGTGAACGAATACGACCCGCACCAGACGCACGAAGCCCTGGCCGGCAACCTCTGTCGCTGCACCGGCTACCGGCCGATCCTCGAAGCGGCCGAGCAGGCCTGCTGCAGCAAGCAGCCGGACCAGTTCGATGCCCGCGAAGCCGAGACCATCGCCCAGCTCAAGGCCATCGCCCCGCGTGAAATGGCCGAGCTCAGCGACGGCGAAAAGCGTTGCCTGTCGCCGCTGACCGTCGCCGAACTGGCCGAGGTCTACGCCGCCAACCCCGAAGCCCGACTGCTCGCCGGCGGCACCGACCTGGCGCTGGAGGTGACCCAGTTCCATCGCGCGCTGCCGGTGATGATCCACGTCGGCCAGATCGCCGAGATGAAGCAGGTCCAGCTCACCGACCGCCATATCGAAATCGGCGCCGCCGCACCGCTGACCGACTGCTACGCAGCACTGGCCGCCGAGTACCCGGATTTCGGCGAGCTGCTGCAGCGCTTCGCCTCCTTGCAGATCCGCAACCAGGGCACGCTGGGCGGCAACATCGGCAACGCCTCGCCGATTGGCGACTCGCCGCCGCTGCTGATCGCCCTCGGCGCCGAGATCGTTCTGCGCCACGGCGCCAACGTGCGCACGCTGCCGCTCGAGGATTTCTTCATCGACTACAAGGTCACCGCACGCCAGCCCGGCGAGTTCATCGAGAAGGTGCGGGTGCCGCGCGCGACGGCGGATCGCCTGTTCCGCGCCTACAAGGTATCCAAGCGCCTGGACGACGACATTTCCGCTGTCTGTGCCGCCTTCGACCTGAAGATCGCCGACGGCGTGATCGCCGAAGCCCGCGTCGCCTTTGGCGGCATGGCGGCGATCCCCAAGCGCGCCGCGGCTTGCGAGGCGACGCTGACCGGCGCGCCGTGGAACCAGCAGACCGTGGAGGCCGCCTGCGATGCGCTGGCCGAGGACTTCACCCCGCTGACCGACTTCCGCGCCAGCCGCGAATACCGCCTGCTGGTCGCACAGAACCTGCTGCGCAAATGCTTCCTCGAACAACAAGCGCCGACGACCGAGACGAGGGTGACCGCTTATGTCTAA
- a CDS encoding 2-oxoglutarate and iron-dependent oxygenase domain-containing protein produces the protein MNSLPIIDIAPLYHADEAGHLAVAEAIDRACREWGFFYITGHPISAARIARLDDYARRFFALPAEIKLEIDITKSPHHRGYGAIATEQLDPAQPCDLKETFDMGFHMPADHPEVLAGKPLRGPNRHPARLDGWAELMEAHYRDMQALACTLLRALALALGLERDFFDKRFVEPISVFRMIHYPPRQTATSADQQGAGAHTDYGCVTLLHQDQAGGLQVRNVRGEWIDAPPIEGTYVVNIGDMMARWSNDRYKSTPHRVISPLGVDRYSMPFFAEPHPDTEISCLPGCHAADNPPRYPATTCAAYMLSRFADTYAYRRQTSAEAV, from the coding sequence ATGAACTCACTGCCCATCATCGACATCGCCCCGCTGTACCACGCCGACGAGGCCGGCCATCTGGCCGTTGCCGAGGCGATCGACCGCGCCTGCCGCGAGTGGGGCTTCTTCTACATCACGGGCCACCCGATCAGCGCCGCACGCATCGCCCGGCTCGACGACTACGCCCGGCGCTTCTTCGCCCTGCCCGCCGAGATCAAGCTCGAGATCGACATCACCAAGAGCCCGCACCACCGCGGCTACGGTGCCATCGCCACCGAGCAGCTCGACCCGGCCCAGCCGTGCGACCTCAAGGAAACCTTCGACATGGGTTTCCATATGCCTGCCGACCATCCCGAGGTACTGGCCGGCAAACCGCTGCGCGGGCCCAACCGGCACCCGGCCCGGCTCGACGGCTGGGCCGAGCTGATGGAAGCGCACTACCGCGACATGCAGGCGCTGGCCTGCACCTTGCTGCGCGCGCTGGCTCTGGCGCTCGGCCTCGAGCGGGACTTCTTCGATAAACGTTTCGTCGAGCCGATCAGCGTGTTCCGCATGATCCACTACCCGCCCCGGCAGACCGCCACCAGCGCCGATCAACAAGGCGCCGGCGCACACACCGACTACGGCTGCGTCACCCTGCTCCATCAGGACCAGGCCGGCGGGCTGCAGGTACGAAACGTCCGCGGCGAGTGGATCGACGCGCCGCCCATCGAGGGCACCTACGTGGTCAACATCGGCGACATGATGGCGCGCTGGAGCAACGACCGTTACAAGTCGACGCCCCATCGCGTGATCAGCCCGCTGGGCGTGGACCGCTACTCCATGCCGTTCTTCGCCGAGCCGCATCCGGATACCGAGATCAGTTGCCTGCCCGGCTGTCACGCAGCCGATAACCCGCCGCGCTACCCTGCCACCACCTGCGCGGCCTACATGCTCTCGCGCTTCGCCGATACCTATGCCTACCGTCGCCAGACGAGCGCCGAAGCGGTCTGA
- a CDS encoding BMP family ABC transporter substrate-binding protein, with amino-acid sequence MQKHTRKTLLRALAAAIGLTASLSASAAAPLKVGFVYIGPIGDHGWTYQHEQGRQYMEEKLGDKVQTSFVENVPEGADAERVIRNMAKGGYDLIFTTSFGYMNPTIKVAKQFPKVTFEHATGYKQAKNVGTYLTRSYEGRYVGGFLAAKMTKTKKVGYIASFPIPEVIRDINAIQLALDKYNPGTEIKVVWVNTWFDPGKEADAANALIDQGVDVIFQHTDSPAPIQAAERRGVYSVGYASDMQHFGPKAVLTSIVNDWGPHYTKSAEAVMAGNWKSEDFWGGLAQDSISLPISDLVPADVKSEAEQIIARIKSGEFHPFTGPIKDQAGEVRIAEGETASIKDLASMNYYVEGVKAEMPK; translated from the coding sequence ATGCAGAAACACACCCGAAAAACCCTGTTGCGCGCCCTCGCCGCAGCCATCGGCCTGACGGCCAGCCTCAGCGCATCGGCCGCCGCCCCGCTGAAGGTTGGTTTCGTCTATATCGGCCCGATCGGCGACCATGGCTGGACCTACCAGCACGAGCAGGGCCGCCAGTACATGGAAGAAAAACTGGGCGACAAGGTACAGACCAGCTTCGTCGAGAACGTACCCGAAGGCGCCGACGCCGAGCGGGTCATCCGCAACATGGCCAAGGGCGGCTACGACCTGATCTTCACCACCTCGTTCGGCTACATGAACCCGACGATCAAGGTCGCCAAGCAATTCCCCAAGGTCACCTTCGAGCACGCCACCGGCTACAAGCAAGCGAAGAACGTCGGCACCTACCTGACCCGCTCCTATGAGGGCCGCTACGTCGGCGGCTTCCTCGCGGCGAAGATGACCAAGACCAAGAAGGTCGGCTACATCGCCTCCTTCCCGATTCCGGAAGTGATCCGCGACATCAACGCGATCCAGCTGGCGCTGGACAAGTACAACCCCGGCACCGAGATCAAGGTGGTGTGGGTCAACACCTGGTTCGATCCGGGCAAGGAAGCCGATGCCGCCAACGCGCTGATCGACCAGGGCGTGGACGTGATCTTCCAGCACACCGACAGCCCGGCACCGATCCAGGCCGCCGAGCGCCGTGGCGTCTATTCCGTCGGTTACGCCTCGGACATGCAGCACTTCGGGCCGAAGGCCGTGCTGACTTCCATCGTCAACGACTGGGGCCCGCACTACACCAAGTCCGCCGAAGCGGTAATGGCCGGCAACTGGAAATCCGAGGACTTCTGGGGCGGTCTGGCCCAGGACAGCATCAGCCTGCCGATCAGCGATCTGGTGCCCGCGGATGTGAAGTCCGAAGCCGAGCAGATCATCGCCCGCATCAAGAGCGGCGAGTTCCACCCGTTCACCGGCCCGATCAAGGACCAGGCTGGCGAAGTGCGCATCGCCGAGGGCGAAACCGCCAGCATCAAGGACCTCGCCTCGATGAATTACTACGTCGAAGGCGTGAAGGCTGAAATGCCGAAGTAA
- a CDS encoding 8-oxoguanine deaminase — protein MPADRIWIKNPLALFTANDTHAPGGLVVENGVIVEMLAAGASPAQPVSETFDAREHVVLPGLVNTHHHFYQTLTRAWGPVVNEPLFNWLLTLYPVWARLTPRALELASQVALAELLLSGCTTAADHHYLFPAGLEEAIDIQVEAVRAMGMRATLTRGSMNLSKENGGLPCKSVVQDAETILADSERLIDRYHERGDGAQIQIALAPCSPFSVTTDIMRACAELAEARDVRLHTHLAETLDEQEFCAQRFGMRTVDYLQSVGWLGPRTWLAHGIHFNQVEIHRLGAAGVGICHCPSSNMRLASGICHTLELEDQGAIIGLGVDGSASNDASNMMLEARQALFIGRLRYGAEKITPEKVLGWATRGSARLLGRRDIGKLAVGKQADLALFKLDELRFSGSHDPIAALLLCAADRADRVMVGGRWRVIDGQIEGLDVAALIAEHSQAARQLIAG, from the coding sequence ATGCCTGCTGACCGTATCTGGATCAAGAATCCCCTTGCCCTGTTCACCGCCAACGACACCCACGCCCCCGGCGGGCTGGTGGTCGAGAACGGCGTCATCGTCGAAATGCTCGCCGCCGGGGCCTCGCCCGCGCAGCCGGTGAGCGAGACGTTCGATGCCCGCGAGCACGTCGTGCTGCCGGGGCTGGTCAATACCCACCACCACTTCTACCAGACGCTCACTCGCGCCTGGGGCCCGGTGGTCAACGAGCCCTTGTTCAACTGGCTGCTGACCCTCTACCCGGTCTGGGCGCGGCTGACGCCGCGGGCGCTGGAGCTGGCGAGCCAGGTGGCGCTGGCCGAGCTGCTGCTGTCGGGCTGCACCACTGCCGCCGACCACCACTACCTGTTCCCCGCCGGCCTCGAGGAAGCGATCGACATCCAGGTCGAGGCAGTACGCGCGATGGGCATGCGCGCGACCCTGACGCGCGGCTCGATGAACCTGTCCAAGGAAAACGGCGGCCTGCCCTGCAAGAGTGTGGTGCAGGACGCCGAAACCATCCTCGCCGACAGCGAGCGGCTGATCGACCGCTACCACGAGCGCGGCGACGGTGCGCAGATCCAGATCGCCCTGGCGCCCTGCTCGCCGTTCTCGGTGACTACCGACATCATGCGTGCCTGCGCGGAGCTGGCCGAGGCGCGCGACGTGCGTCTGCATACCCACCTGGCCGAAACGCTGGACGAACAGGAGTTCTGCGCGCAGCGCTTCGGCATGCGTACCGTGGACTACCTGCAGAGCGTCGGCTGGCTCGGCCCGCGGACCTGGCTGGCCCACGGCATCCACTTCAACCAGGTGGAGATCCACCGCCTGGGGGCGGCCGGCGTCGGCATCTGTCATTGCCCGAGCTCCAACATGCGCCTGGCCTCGGGCATCTGCCACACGCTGGAACTCGAGGACCAGGGCGCCATCATCGGCCTGGGCGTCGACGGCTCGGCCTCCAACGATGCTTCGAACATGATGCTCGAGGCGCGCCAGGCGCTGTTCATCGGGCGCCTGCGCTACGGCGCCGAGAAGATCACGCCAGAGAAGGTGCTCGGCTGGGCGACCCGCGGTTCGGCACGCCTGCTCGGGCGCCGCGACATCGGCAAACTGGCGGTCGGCAAGCAGGCCGATCTCGCCCTGTTCAAGCTCGACGAACTGCGCTTCTCCGGTAGCCACGACCCGATCGCCGCGCTGCTGCTGTGCGCGGCCGACCGGGCCGACCGGGTGATGGTCGGCGGGCGCTGGCGGGTGATCGACGGCCAGATCGAAGGGCTCGACGTGGCCGCCCTGATCGCCGAGCACAGCCAGGCGGCCCGGCAACTGATCGCCGGCTGA
- a CDS encoding SDR family oxidoreductase yields the protein MTRTVLIIGASRGLGLGLARQFSSEGWEVIATVRDPARAEALRALGGVRIEALDMDDAASLERLAERLAGTRLDVLYVNAGIAGPQGKPATAASQAEVGELFFTNAVAPVRLAERLLPLVDPAQGVVVFMSSILGSVETGPGMGMDLYGASKAALNHLTRTFVAGLGETRLTVLSMHPGWVKTDMGGDQAPLDVETSARGMVQQVTQAIGQGGHRYIDYQGERLAW from the coding sequence ATGACCCGAACCGTCCTCATCATCGGCGCCTCGCGCGGCCTCGGCCTGGGCCTGGCCCGGCAGTTCAGCAGCGAAGGCTGGGAGGTGATCGCCACCGTGCGCGACCCGGCGCGTGCCGAGGCGCTGCGTGCGCTGGGCGGCGTGCGCATCGAGGCACTGGACATGGACGATGCCGCCAGCCTCGAACGCCTGGCCGAACGCCTCGCCGGCACCCGCCTGGATGTGCTCTACGTCAACGCCGGCATCGCCGGCCCGCAGGGCAAGCCGGCTACCGCGGCGAGCCAGGCGGAAGTCGGCGAGCTGTTCTTCACCAACGCCGTGGCCCCGGTACGCCTGGCCGAACGCCTGCTGCCGCTGGTCGACCCGGCGCAGGGCGTGGTCGTGTTCATGAGTTCGATCCTCGGCAGCGTCGAAACCGGCCCCGGCATGGGCATGGACCTCTACGGGGCGAGCAAGGCGGCGCTCAATCACCTGACGCGCACCTTCGTCGCCGGGCTGGGCGAAACCCGCCTGACGGTGCTGTCGATGCACCCGGGCTGGGTGAAGACCGACATGGGCGGCGACCAGGCACCGCTGGACGTGGAGACCAGCGCCCGCGGGATGGTCCAGCAGGTGACCCAGGCGATCGGGCAAGGGGGGCATCGGTACATCGATTACCAGGGGGAGCGACTGGCCTGGTAG